The following nucleotide sequence is from Nothobranchius furzeri strain GRZ-AD chromosome 11, NfurGRZ-RIMD1, whole genome shotgun sequence.
AACCCAGATCTGAACAATGAAGAGAATTCtatttcttcagagactgaagtcagtAGAAgtgatgaacaagatgatgatCTGAATCTTGACTCTGGTCCTGAAACTGAAGATGGAGACAATGACTGGAAGGAGAGCAAGACTTCAGTGTCAGGAGAAAACACTGTCAACACATCATTTAGCTGCTCTGAGTGTGGGAAACAATATCACTTTATTGCAGACCATGAAGAAATTAGGTCTTCAAACTGTTTGGTTAATAAGACAGACTTTAGTTGTGAGTGTGGTCAAATAGTTTACCCAAAAAGTAATCTGAACCTACAAATAGGAATCCACTCTGAAGAGAAGGCATTTGATTGTGACGTTTGTGGACAAAGATTCAGACAGAAGTCACATTTAGACAGACACGTGAGAATTCACACTGGAAATAAACCGTTTGAATGTGATgtatgtggacaaagatttagatgTAATTCAACTTTAAAGTCACACGTGAAAATCCACTCAGGACAGAAGCCATTTAAATGTGATGTTTGTCAAAAAAAGTTCAGACATAAGACAACCATAACAagacacatgagaatccacactggGCAAAAACCATTCAAATGTAAtgtttgtggacaaagatttagatgTAACACAACTTTAAATGCACACCTAAGAATCCACACTGGGGAGAGACCATTTGAATGTGATTTTTGCGGACAAAAATTTAGTCGTAAAGCAATTTTATCCTCACACAGGaatatccacacaggacagaaaccatttcaatgtgttgtttgtggacaaagatttagccataaaacGACTCTGAGTGCACACAAGAGAATTCATACTGGAGAGAAACCATTTGAATGTGATCTTTGTGGACAAAAGTTTAGTCGGAGGGCAACGTTAAATTCCCATTTGatgatccacacaggacagaaaccatttAAATGTGatgtctgtggacaaagatttagtaggAAAACACATCTAAAGGGACATATGAGGATTCATACAGGCCAGAAACCATTTGAATGTGAtgtttgtggacaaagatttagccataaaacGACTTTGAATGCACACAAGAGAATTCACACTGGAGAGAAACCATTTGAATGTGATGTTTGTAGACAAAAGTTTAGTCGGAGGGCAACGTTAAATTCCCATTTGatgatccacacaggacagaaatcatttaaatgtgatgtctgtggacaaagatttagtaggAAAACGCATCTAAATAGACATATGAGGATTCATACAGGCCAGAAACCATTTGAATGTGATGTTTGTGGACTAACATTTCGTCACAAAACAAGTTTAAACTCTCACTTGTTAAGCCATACGGGGGAGAAACCATTTCAGTGTGTTCTTTGTGTACAACGATTTAGTCGTAAGACAAACTTAAACAGCCACATGAGTATCCATATAGAACAGAAACCTGTTGAATGTGACCTTTAAAAATATATCCACAAATCTATTTAGAACTCGCACACAAAGCACACATGCAAATACATCCTAGAAGGATGAAAGTTTACCAGTTCACAAGACATGTCCCAAGTAGGGCTGGGACGATATGGAAAAaatctagggctgaaacgaatgatcgaatgctttgattcaatacatTTCTCAAGTTTCTTTTTACTGATTTGTTACTGATTCGTTAAATATGCACACCACAGCCGGACTCTTACACTGACACATTTTACTGATGCACAACTTGGTGGTCACGGCACCATGGAGGAATTTGGAGAAAATGACAATGACAAAAACTACACCAGGTGGGCTAATGCTAACGAGTAGGATTGATATTTCATAATGCAATTTTTCATGAAGCTTTAACTTGTTCTTAAAGGGCCACAAAGGCATTATGAATTGTTTTTTGattctttttatttattgaaaACATCAATATTTTAATATGCAAAACAGTTTGCATGCTAGAAACATTGCAGAAACCAATTAGTGTAACACAATTTTTTGTATTTCATTAAAAGGTGGCATTTCTATGGAATCATTTgagtgttggagtttataaacacAAACTAAACAGAATATTTTTCCTTTACTTGACGGGTCGTCAAatagaatattacattttatcGACAGTGGATTTGATTGAATATTCGAATACTAAAATATTCAAACTGCAGCCTTAAAAAAATCTTCAAagtaatcaatatcacaatatgtaATAAACTATTATTTTGTGAATGTTCCCTGGTACTTTAAAGTTCGATTTTAAGATTGCAGAAGTATTTATTTCATTTGATTATGCAACTGCTGTGGATAAACATTAGATTTATGTTGAACTAAAATATTAAA
It contains:
- the LOC107384370 gene encoding zinc finger protein 83, which codes for MFPADVQQMVSVKEEATKELSADVDLQDPEPLHIKEEQEGSWTSVEEEHLHVKEETDVTRFTFTVVPIKSEDNEEKPLFSLLHHQQMEDRDVPTNSLVDQMTAGTVRGAETSKNPDLNNEENSISSETEVSRSDEQDDDLNLDSGPETEDGDNDWKESKTSVSGENTVNTSFSCSECGKQYHFIADHEEIRSSNCLVNKTDFSCECGQIVYPKSNLNLQIGIHSEEKAFDCDVCGQRFRQKSHLDRHVRIHTGNKPFECDVCGQRFRCNSTLKSHVKIHSGQKPFKCDVCQKKFRHKTTITRHMRIHTGQKPFKCNVCGQRFRCNTTLNAHLRIHTGERPFECDFCGQKFSRKAILSSHRNIHTGQKPFQCVVCGQRFSHKTTLSAHKRIHTGEKPFECDLCGQKFSRRATLNSHLMIHTGQKPFKCDVCGQRFSRKTHLKGHMRIHTGQKPFECDVCGQRFSHKTTLNAHKRIHTGEKPFECDVCRQKFSRRATLNSHLMIHTGQKSFKCDVCGQRFSRKTHLNRHMRIHTGQKPFECDVCGLTFRHKTSLNSHLLSHTGEKPFQCVLCVQRFSRKTNLNSHMSIHIEQKPVECDL